Proteins encoded by one window of Chaetodon trifascialis isolate fChaTrf1 chromosome 15, fChaTrf1.hap1, whole genome shotgun sequence:
- the LOC139343152 gene encoding caspase recruitment domain-containing protein 10 codes for MSGVPIWAEEGDIPQEEVRPSPSWSEERCEELWDRVEGVRHKLTRILNPAKLTPYLRQCKVIDEQDEDEVLNSTQYPLRITKAGRLLDILRGQGQRGLQAFMESLEFYHPEQYTQLTGEQPTQRCSLILDEEGPEGLTQFLLLEVRKLREQLRNSRMCERRLSQRCRMAEEERSRAERKAQDLRQDRLQLERLRQDWESASRELGKMKDRHLEQAVKYSRALEEQGKASCRERELLRQVEELRSRLTEADNLDTPGNNMPAKRNSLLSNGVNGSPPALLEKPLQHAEVQKAENKGTQVRDTVPATGVIALMDILQQDRRESAEQRQELCDVITRLQGELQSTEEHRDKLESQCEQLQLKVRTLQLDWETEQKRSVSYFNQIMELEKERDQALHSRDSLQLEYTDCLLDKNRLRKRIAELQANLEQQQRELERERERSREQVEQSSPCLHCSHLSLCSEDQCYGPCCSVGLDLRPRASSARLLLRKAPSGGQANENSEDSRSNSEENLLLSTEDNEKEINRLSTFPFPPCMNSINRRFNTEFDLDSWGSDENDNIPGEQNEPSLWDSWNSLHSHLFPPDLVNLPAVSSHQPDPSVPRIPPSSPSSSPPISPKHRRSSLADDITIIGGNRTGIFVSHVRAGSPAEQYGLKEGSELLELERVLFGGGSVLLSQCTAEVAHFSLQWWTEPSTLKHQSNPEAYAKLCAQLSAPNFMGADSFYVRVNLNMEPLGDPPSLGVSCDDIIHVTDTKYNGKYHWRCSLVDPHTAKPLQAGTMPNYNRAQQLLLVRLRKMALEQKDFKKKFLKKASGRVRLVKAVDPSCRGIGSTQQVLYTLSKRHEEHLIPYSVVQPVQVHTKRPVIFSPSLLSCRLIERLLQPAESGLKFNTCPPEPIQASERRDKRVFLLDSCSPEQALGIRLQSIQDIISQDKHCLLELGLPSVEGLLRQGIYPIVIHIRPKNKKHKKLRKFFPRCGEDSIMEEVCQAEELQLETLPLLYYTLEPSAWSCTDELLEAICNAIHSQQRAVAWVELDRLQ; via the exons ATGAGTG GTGTCCCAATTTGGGCAGAGGAGGGGGACATACCTCAGGAGGAGGTGCGACCTTCTCCTTCCTGGTCAGAGGAGCGCTGTGAGGAGCTTTGGGATCGCGTGGAGGGCGTACGGCACAAGCTCACACGCATCCTCAACCCGGCCAAGCTCACCCCGTATCTGCGCCAGTGCAAGGTCATCGATGAACAGGATGAAGACGAGGTGCTCAACTCCACACAGTACCCGCTGCGCATCACCAAGGCCG GCCGTCTGCTGGACATTCTGCGAGGTCAGGGCCAGCGAGGTCTTCAAGCCTTCATGGAATCCCTGGAGTTTTATCACCCAGAGCAGTACACACAGCTGACTGGAGAACAGCCCACGCAGCGATGCTCCCTCATACTGG ATGAGGAGGGTCCGGAGGGGTTGACCCAGTTTCTGCTTCTGGAGGTGCGTAAGCTGAGGGAGCAGCTGCGAAACAGCCGTATGTGCGAGCGACGCCTGTCTCAGCGCTGCCGCATGGCGGAGGAGGAACGCAGCCGCGCTGAAAGGAAAGCTCAAGACTTACGTCAGGAtaggctgcagctggagag GCTGCGACAGGACTGGGAGTCAGCCAGCCGAGAGCTGGGTAAAATGAAGGACAGGCACCTGGAGCAGGCCGTGAAGTACTCCAGGGCCCTGGAGGAACAAGGCAAGGCCTCCTGCCGTGAGAGAGAGCTACTGAGGCAGGTAG AGGAGCTCAGGTCCAGGCTGACAGAAGCAGACAATCTCGATACTCCAGGGAATAATATGCCAgcaaaaagaaacagtttgcTCTCTAATGGAGTAAATGGTTCTCCACCTGCTTTACTGGAAAAGCCGCTGCAGCATGCTGAGGTTCAGAAAGCTGAGAATAAAGGAACTCAAGTGAGGGACACAGTTCCTGCGACTGGAGTCATA GCTCTGATGGATATCCTGCAGCAAGACCGCAGGGAGtctgcagagcagaggcaggagcTCTGTGATGTCATTACCAGACTACAGGGGGAGCTACAGAGCACCGAGGAGCACAGGGACAAG CTAGAGTCGCAGTGCGAGCAGCTGCAGTTGAAGGTGAGAACTCTCCAGCTGGACTGGGAGACTGAGCAGAAGAGGAGTGTGTCCTACTTCAACCAGATCATGGAActggaaaaggagagagaccAG GCTCTGCACAGTCGAGACAGCCTGCAGCTGGAGTACACCGACTGTCTGCTGGATAAGAACCGCCTGCGTAAACGCattgcagagctgcaggccaacctggagcagcagcagagggagctggagagagagagggagaggagccgggagcaggtggagcagagcagcCCCTGTCTGCACTGT TCCCACTTGTCCCTGTGCAGCGAGGACCAGTGCTACGGCCCTTGCTGTTCCGTCGGCCTGGACTTGAGACCTCGGGCCAGTAGTGCCCGTCTGCTGCTGCGGAAG GCGCCCTCTGGAGGCCAAGCCAATGAAAACTCAGAGG ACTCTCGCTCCAATTCTGAGGAGAATCTCCTTTTGTCA ACAGAAGACAATGAAAAGGAAATCAATCGGCTCTCCACATTCCCCTTTCCTCCCTGCATGAACTCCATCAACCGGCGATTCAACACAGA GTTTGACTTGGACTCCTGGGGCAGTGATGAGAATGATAACATTCCAG GTGAGCAGAATGAACCGTCTTTGTGGGATTCCTGGAACTCCCTACACTCTCATCTCTTCCCCCCTGACCTGGTCAACCTGCCTGCAGTCTCCTCACATCAACCCGATCCCAGTGTTCCCAG GATACCCCCCAGCTCCCCGTCTTCAAGCCCCCCCATCTCACCAAAGCACAGAAGATCCAGTCTAGCTGATGATATTACGATAATCGGAGGAAACCGGACAGGGATCTTTGTCAGCCATGTGCGAGCTGGTTCCCCAGCTGAACAATATGGGCTGAAGGAGGGCagtgagctgctggag CTGGAGCGGGTTCTGTTTGGTGGGGGCAGTGTGCTGCTGAGCCAGTGCACTGCTGAGGTAGCCCACTTTTCTCTGCAGTGGTGGACCGAGCCTTCAACGCTCAAACACCAGAGCAACCCAGAGG CATACGCCAAGCTGTGCGCCCAGCTCTCGGCACCTAATTTCATGGGTGCTGACTCGTTCTATGTGCGTGTCAATCTCAACATGGAGCCCCTCGGTGACCCGCCGTCTCTGGGTGTGTCCTGTGATGACATCATACATGTCACAGACACAAAGTACAATGGGAAATACCACTGGCGCTGTTCCCTGGTGGACCCACACACAGCCAAGCCCCTGCAGGCAGGAACCATGCCCAACTACAACAG GGCACAGCAGTTGTTGCTTGTAAGACTACGAAAAATGGCCCTGGAGCAAAAGGACTTCAAGAAAAAG TTCTTGAAGAAAGCATCTGGACGCGTACGATTGGTCAAGGCAGTGGACCCCAGCTGCCGCGGGATTGGTTCCACGCAGCAGGTCCTTTACACACTCAGCAAAC GTCATGAGGAGCACTTGATCCCGTACAGTGTCGTGCAGCCGGTGCAGGTCCATACTAAGCGGCCGGTCATCTTCtccccttctcttctctcctgtcGTCTCATCGAGAGGCTGCTGCAACCAGCAGAGTCTGGTTTGAAGTTCAACACCTGCCCGCCAG aGCCAATCCAGGCTTCAGAGAGACGAGACAAGAGAGTGTTTTTGTTGGATTCCTGCAGTCCAGAGCAGGCTCTGGGCATACGGCTGCAGTCAATTCAGGATATCATCAGCCAg gaCAAGCACTGTCTGCTGGAGCTGGGGCTGCCCAGTGTTGAGGGCTTATTACGACAGGGGATTTACCCTATTGTCATCCATATCCGCCCCAAGAACAAAAAGCACAAGAAGCTGAG GAAGTTTTTTCCACGGTGTGGAGAGGACAGCATAATGGAGGAGGTGTGCcaggctgaagagctgcagctggagacgCTGCCCCTGCTCTACTACACCCTGGAGCCCAGCGCCTGGAGCTGCACTGATGAGCTGCTGGAAGCCATATGCAATGCCAtccacagccagcagagggcggtAGCTTGGGTGGAACTGGATCGGCTTCAGTAG
- the LOC139344127 gene encoding cdc42 effector protein 1-like, with protein MSLGKLPGIKGLVSGSQGKRRFKSELSVDMISPPLGDFRHTMHVGRGGDVFGDTSFLSNYGGTREPGSPDSANSSKTTGFFTRTFRHVRKNSVPRPRGGSRDLSSPPPDISPIIKNAISLPQLNMDSPNGCLQRVLFPSSISSTDDSVCTYGLQSGFVTLPRLSRLDRQFQDGDVRKGSLPDSGGITLTRSDSLTSFTVDLGPSLMSEVLSLIDNATCLQMSNHSRTAGEEEEGEEAEGEEEKEEEESSLTETPVQSPAVTSPNSSTGSRSVSRGRSCSSNWTEQQEDRRSQRSPDEYAGSPHRAEPAMEAERFQRAADVLSRHYGGGSFTKGTRMLNNTTSPALSHGRKTPYAFSEEEEEIKV; from the exons ATGAGTCTGGGAAAGCTGCCAGGGATTAAGGGCCTTGTGTCTGGCTCTCAGGGGAAACGTCGTTTCAAGAGCGAGCTGTCCGTGGACATGATCAGCCCGCCGCTGGGTGACTTCCGACACACTATGCATGTTGGCCGTGGCGGGGACGTGTTTGGCGACACTTCCTTCCTTAGCAACTATGGGGGCACCAGGGAGCCAGGAAGTCCAGACTCGGCAAACAGCTCCAAGACAACCGGCTTCTTCACACGCACCTTTCGGCATGTGCGGAAGAACTCTGTGCCCCGGCCGCGAGGGGGCTCCCGTGACTTGTCATCCCCGCCACCAGACATCTCACCCATCATCAAGAATGCCATCTCCCTGCCCCAGCTCAACATGGACTCCCCCAATGGGTGCCTACAGAGGGTGCTGTTCCCCAGCTCCATCAGCTCAACAGACGACTCCGTCTGCACATATG GCCTGCAGTCTGGATTCGTCACTCTGCCCCGCCTCTCTCGCCTTGACAGACAGTTTCAAGATGGAGACGTTCGAAAGGGGTCTCTACCAGACAGCGGTGGCATCACGCTGACGCGCTCAGACTCCCTCACTTCGTTCACTGTAGACCTTGGCCCTTCCCTGATGTCTGAGGTACTGAGCTTGATTGACAACGCCACCTGCCTTCAGATGTCTAATCACAGCCGGACAGCaggcgaggaagaggaaggcgAGGAAGCGGAAGgcgaggaagagaaagaagaggaagagagctcTCTGACAGAGACGCCTGTGCAGAGCCCTGCGGTGACTTCACCCAACTCTTCCACAGGAAGCAGGTCAGTCAGCAGGGGGCGCTCTTGTAGCTCTAACTGGACAGAGcaacaggaggacaggaggtcCCAGAGGTCACCAGATGAGTACGCTGGGTCCCCTCACAGAGCAGAGCCTGCcatggaggcagagaggttCCAGAGGGCAGCTGATGTGCTGTCCCGCCATTATGGCGGAGGCTCCTTCACGAAGGGAACGAGGATGCTCAACAACACcacctctcctgctctttcccACGGCCGCAAAACACCATATGCCTtttctgaagaggaggaagagatcaAAGTCTAG